The following coding sequences lie in one Nocardioides sambongensis genomic window:
- a CDS encoding TetR/AcrR family transcriptional regulator, whose translation MAQRERARPQQDRAVHTRALLMATAVTILETEGADRLSTAAVSRRAHLSSGTFYRYFNDRSDLLAALREQMVAAIKDDLMEAVVEALDLDVEPALRLVVTTLVDGFEEHRGVLLALVDQAPAGTNANLLPEIERDLRRLAALLPRRHLRDLPADQLDGVVFMLMGVLVSTCLRIALTPPPGVSRERLVDLAVAMVGAGFRS comes from the coding sequence GTGGCCCAGCGTGAACGCGCCCGTCCGCAGCAGGACCGCGCCGTGCACACCCGCGCTCTGTTGATGGCGACCGCGGTGACGATCCTGGAGACCGAGGGCGCCGACCGGCTGAGCACGGCCGCGGTGAGCCGTCGGGCCCACCTCAGCAGCGGGACGTTCTACCGCTACTTCAACGATCGCTCCGACCTGCTCGCCGCGCTGCGCGAGCAGATGGTCGCGGCGATCAAGGACGACCTGATGGAAGCCGTGGTGGAGGCGCTCGACCTGGACGTCGAACCCGCGCTGCGGCTGGTGGTCACCACGCTGGTCGACGGGTTCGAGGAGCACCGGGGCGTCCTGCTGGCACTGGTCGACCAGGCGCCCGCCGGCACCAACGCCAACCTGCTCCCCGAGATCGAGCGGGACCTGCGTCGCCTCGCCGCGCTGCTGCCGCGGCGCCACCTGCGCGACCTGCCCGCGGACCAGCTCGACGGCGTCGTCTTCATGCTGATGGGAGTGCTGGTGTCCACCTGCCTCCGGATCGCGCTCACCCCGCCGCCCGGCGTCTCCCGGGAGCGTCTGGTCGACCTGGCGGTGGCGATGGTCGGCGCCGGCTTCCGGTCCTGA
- a CDS encoding oxygenase MpaB family protein gives MSLEADAGIRRTGGVGGGGPTVPPAGPTESPTAHPTQHPTSVRRVEEARARFGPFTDDYLAAMWRGDPLADAFVADFAALGHGRAMRMLRTACRRGIDEVPDAPASLRALFDELDAVPEWFDLPAIEDATRYTSRYSRASGIALGAASLVSGYANSAASRPLEMTGRYIESAGARTIEVGSWLKQVGEPGGLTRFGQGFELTVRVRIIHALVRAALRERPDWDRAAWGEPICQAYLGYTLVEFTLIPLRAMERIGAPYLPTEQAAAYARWRYIGHLLGIEETLLPRDAAEQERLEEIYLLTRPEVDDYCRSLVASINAEFLVPELEGVLPRPLHRHAPAAVSALERIFLGDEVADDLDIPRTPLVAVIRAGGPALSAVNRLRDRSTRSLQRRTARGKIFEVEQEARLRRDWGVAHDLVDASPGGGKPHPARGDL, from the coding sequence ATGAGCCTCGAGGCAGACGCCGGCATCCGTCGTACCGGAGGGGTGGGCGGGGGTGGCCCCACCGTCCCGCCCGCGGGCCCGACCGAAAGCCCGACCGCGCACCCGACACAGCACCCGACCAGCGTGCGCCGGGTCGAGGAGGCCCGGGCCCGGTTCGGTCCCTTCACCGACGACTACCTCGCCGCGATGTGGCGCGGCGACCCGCTCGCCGACGCGTTCGTCGCCGACTTCGCCGCGCTCGGCCACGGACGCGCGATGCGGATGCTGCGCACCGCCTGCCGCCGGGGCATCGACGAGGTGCCGGACGCACCCGCCTCGTTGCGCGCGCTGTTCGACGAGCTGGACGCGGTGCCGGAGTGGTTCGACCTGCCGGCGATCGAGGACGCCACCCGCTACACCTCGCGCTACTCCCGGGCCTCCGGCATCGCCCTCGGGGCCGCCTCCCTGGTCAGCGGGTACGCGAACTCCGCGGCCTCCCGCCCGCTGGAGATGACCGGTCGCTACATCGAGAGCGCGGGCGCGCGCACCATCGAGGTCGGCTCCTGGCTCAAGCAGGTCGGCGAGCCGGGCGGGCTCACCCGCTTCGGCCAGGGGTTCGAGCTGACCGTCCGGGTGCGGATCATCCACGCCCTGGTCCGGGCCGCGCTGCGGGAGCGGCCGGACTGGGACCGGGCGGCCTGGGGCGAGCCGATCTGCCAGGCCTACCTCGGCTACACGCTGGTCGAGTTCACCCTGATCCCGCTGCGGGCGATGGAGCGGATCGGCGCGCCCTACCTGCCGACCGAGCAGGCCGCCGCCTACGCCCGGTGGCGCTACATCGGACACCTGCTCGGCATCGAGGAGACCCTGCTCCCCCGGGACGCGGCGGAGCAGGAGCGGCTCGAGGAGATCTACCTGCTCACCCGCCCCGAGGTCGACGACTACTGCCGCTCCCTGGTCGCCAGCATCAACGCCGAGTTCCTGGTGCCCGAGCTCGAGGGGGTGCTGCCACGGCCGCTGCACCGGCACGCCCCGGCGGCGGTGAGCGCTCTGGAGCGGATCTTCCTCGGCGACGAGGTCGCCGACGACCTCGACATCCCGCGCACCCCGCTGGTCGCGGTGATCCGCGCCGGCGGGCCCGCGCTCAGCGCGGTGAACCGGCTGCGGGACCGCTCCACCCGCTCGCTGCAGCGGCGGACCGCGCGCGGGAAGATCTTCGAGGTCGAGCAGGAGGCCCGGCTGCGCCGGGACTGGGGCGTCGCGCACGACCTGGTCGACGCCTCGCCGGGCGGCGGGAAGCCGCACCCGGCCCGAGGCGACCTCTGA
- a CDS encoding response regulator, with product MADPTPAADAPDPPIRVMVVDDHPMWRDAVERDLVAAGLEVVATAATGAEAVARFPAARPAVVVLDLQIPAPNGVEVTRTVLAHDPSARVLILSASGEQEDVLEAVKAGATGYLVKSASSKELVEAVRRVAGGDSVFTPGLAGLVLGEFRRLDQAGTEPQAPPGERLTERETEILKMVAKGLSYRQIAERLVISHRTVQNHVQNTLRKLQMHNRVQLTRYAIEQGLDETDGADGAGGVP from the coding sequence ATGGCTGATCCCACGCCGGCCGCGGATGCTCCCGACCCGCCGATCCGGGTGATGGTCGTCGACGACCACCCGATGTGGCGGGACGCGGTCGAGCGCGACCTGGTCGCCGCCGGGCTCGAGGTGGTCGCCACCGCGGCCACCGGCGCCGAGGCCGTGGCGCGGTTCCCGGCGGCACGGCCGGCGGTCGTCGTACTGGACCTGCAGATCCCGGCGCCGAACGGGGTCGAGGTGACCCGGACCGTGCTGGCCCACGACCCGTCGGCGCGGGTGCTGATCCTCTCCGCGTCCGGCGAGCAGGAGGACGTGCTGGAGGCGGTCAAGGCGGGCGCCACCGGCTACCTGGTCAAGTCGGCCTCCAGCAAGGAGCTGGTCGAGGCGGTACGACGGGTGGCCGGTGGCGACAGCGTCTTCACCCCGGGCCTGGCCGGCCTGGTGCTCGGCGAGTTCCGGCGCCTGGACCAGGCCGGCACCGAGCCGCAGGCGCCGCCGGGGGAGAGGCTCACCGAGCGGGAGACCGAGATCCTGAAGATGGTCGCCAAGGGACTCTCCTACCGGCAGATCGCCGAGCGCCTGGTGATCTCGCACCGGACCGTGCAGAACCACGTGCAGAACACGCTGCGCAAGCTGCAGATGCACAACCGGGTCCAGCTGACCCGCTACGCGATCGAGCAGGGGCTCGACGAGACCGACGGGGCCGACGGGGCCGGTGGGGTCCCATGA
- a CDS encoding flavin reductase family protein produces MTIHSEHPFADPNPDPARRLRGRLGGAVTLWTAGSGATRAGLTVSSLLVALGPSPRLLALLDPDSDLLDELEDAGTGVVQLLSWSDRQLAEVFAGTAPAPGGPFRQAEWVQTEHGPRLASATTWVAVRLVDRREVGWSVEVTVEVEAIEVGEEEPGGDRATLTHRRGRFGRAD; encoded by the coding sequence GTGACCATCCACAGCGAGCACCCGTTCGCGGACCCGAACCCCGACCCGGCCCGGCGGCTGCGCGGTCGGCTCGGTGGCGCGGTGACCCTCTGGACCGCGGGCAGCGGCGCCACCCGGGCCGGGCTCACCGTCTCCTCCCTGCTCGTCGCGCTCGGCCCGAGCCCCCGGCTGCTGGCCCTGCTCGATCCGGACTCCGACCTGCTCGACGAGCTGGAGGACGCCGGCACCGGAGTGGTCCAGCTGCTCAGCTGGTCCGACCGTCAGCTCGCCGAGGTGTTCGCCGGTACGGCGCCCGCACCCGGCGGGCCTTTCCGGCAGGCCGAGTGGGTGCAGACCGAGCACGGGCCGCGCCTGGCGTCGGCGACGACCTGGGTCGCGGTGCGCCTGGTCGACCGGCGGGAGGTCGGCTGGTCCGTCGAGGTCACCGTGGAGGTCGAGGCGATCGAGGTCGGTGAGGAGGAGCCGGGTGGCGATCGCGCCACGCTGACCCATCGCCGCGGCCGGTTCGGGCGCGCCGACTGA
- the macS gene encoding MacS family sensor histidine kinase: protein MRAALAVESRMYRALAWLRIALLVNTVGLNLYRDNFDHPTAGWISVGVMIAWTGFALTRYRRPEQRTPALLVADLAVAAALMACTPLVKGPWFSATIPGFWVAGALFAWGIRYGWRGGLFAGALLATIDLVAREHIEQKDYSLVFLMVLGGATVGYLCGSLQEMAAERDLAQRRAAAEAERTRLGRAVHDGVLQVLALVQRRGAELGGTGQELSRLAAEQEEALRALIRAQGAVETEWPVAAGPGEPVEVDLASALGALAARRRVEAALPGRPVMLPSEPAGELLAAVGACLDNVARHVGEDAPAWILLEDLGAEVVVTVRDEGPGIPEGRLDAAEADGRLGVSGSIRGRLRDLGGEARLDTGGHGTEWELVLPRGEPASERGARRQ, encoded by the coding sequence GTGCGGGCCGCGCTCGCGGTCGAGTCGCGGATGTACCGGGCGCTGGCCTGGTTGCGGATCGCGCTCCTGGTCAACACGGTCGGGCTGAACCTCTACCGCGACAACTTCGACCACCCGACGGCCGGGTGGATCAGCGTCGGCGTGATGATCGCGTGGACCGGCTTCGCCCTGACCCGCTACCGGCGACCCGAGCAGCGGACCCCGGCGCTGTTGGTCGCCGACCTCGCGGTGGCGGCCGCGCTGATGGCGTGCACGCCGCTGGTCAAGGGACCCTGGTTCTCCGCCACCATCCCGGGCTTCTGGGTCGCCGGGGCGTTGTTCGCGTGGGGCATCCGGTACGGCTGGCGGGGCGGGCTGTTCGCCGGTGCGCTCCTCGCCACCATCGATCTCGTCGCGCGCGAGCACATCGAGCAGAAGGACTACAGCCTGGTCTTCCTGATGGTGCTGGGTGGAGCCACCGTCGGCTACCTGTGCGGGTCGCTCCAGGAGATGGCCGCCGAGCGCGACCTGGCCCAGCGGCGCGCCGCCGCCGAAGCCGAGCGCACCCGTCTCGGGCGGGCGGTCCACGACGGCGTGCTCCAGGTCCTGGCCCTGGTCCAGCGGCGTGGCGCCGAGCTCGGCGGGACGGGGCAGGAGCTCTCCCGGCTGGCGGCCGAGCAGGAGGAGGCGCTGCGCGCGCTGATCCGGGCCCAGGGGGCGGTCGAGACCGAGTGGCCGGTCGCGGCCGGCCCCGGCGAACCCGTCGAGGTGGACCTGGCCTCCGCACTCGGCGCTCTGGCCGCTCGGCGCCGGGTCGAGGCGGCGCTGCCGGGACGACCCGTGATGCTGCCCTCGGAGCCGGCAGGGGAGCTGCTCGCCGCGGTGGGAGCCTGCCTGGACAACGTCGCCCGCCACGTCGGCGAGGACGCACCCGCCTGGATCCTGCTGGAGGACCTCGGTGCCGAGGTCGTGGTCACCGTGCGGGACGAGGGCCCGGGGATCCCGGAGGGCCGGCTCGACGCGGCCGAGGCGGACGGTCGGCTGGGTGTCTCGGGATCGATCCGCGGTCGGCTGCGCGACCTCGGCGGCGAGGCACGTCTGGACACCGGTGGGCACGGCACCGAGTGGGAGCTGGTGCTGCCGCGCGGGGAGCCGGCGAGCGAGCGAGGAGCACGACGGCAGTGA
- a CDS encoding lysophospholipid acyltransferase family protein yields MLYWFLKFVALGPLLKVVFRPKASGVENVPEEGPAILASNHLSYADWLFMPLVVPRMVRFVAKAEYFTSPGLKGWAQKTFFSGTGNIPIDRSGADAAAGALISAKRVLGEGGLFGIYPEGTRSHDGRLYRGKTGIARLALETGVPVVPVAVVGTDLVAPPGKKFGRYTRPVVRFGRPLDFSRYAGMENDRYILRSITDEIMYEIMKLSGQEYVDMYATKAKELSKKSDGPDQQKLAS; encoded by the coding sequence TTGCTGTACTGGTTCCTCAAGTTCGTCGCCCTCGGGCCGCTTCTCAAGGTCGTCTTCCGGCCGAAGGCATCGGGCGTCGAGAACGTCCCGGAGGAGGGCCCCGCGATCCTGGCCAGCAACCACCTCTCCTACGCCGACTGGCTGTTCATGCCGCTGGTGGTGCCGCGGATGGTCCGGTTCGTGGCGAAGGCGGAGTACTTCACCTCGCCGGGGCTCAAGGGCTGGGCGCAGAAGACCTTCTTCTCGGGCACCGGCAACATCCCGATCGACCGATCCGGCGCGGACGCGGCCGCGGGCGCACTGATCTCCGCCAAGCGGGTGCTCGGCGAGGGCGGTCTCTTCGGCATCTACCCCGAGGGCACGCGGTCCCACGACGGCCGCCTCTACCGCGGCAAGACCGGCATCGCGCGCCTCGCCCTGGAGACCGGTGTCCCGGTCGTCCCGGTGGCCGTCGTCGGCACCGACCTGGTGGCGCCGCCGGGGAAGAAGTTCGGCCGCTACACCCGCCCGGTCGTCCGCTTCGGCAGGCCGCTGGACTTCTCGCGGTACGCCGGCATGGAGAACGACCGCTACATCCTGCGGTCGATCACCGACGAGATCATGTACGAGATCATGAAGCTGTCCGGTCAGGAGTACGTCGACATGTATGCGACGAAGGCCAAGGAGCTGTCCAAGAAGTCCGACGGCCCCGACCAGCAGAAGCTCGCATCCTGA
- a CDS encoding alpha/beta hydrolase, giving the protein MPTPDLMPGAEPLTAAPRPELTGGRRIGVLLSHGFTGSPASMKPWGEHLAALGYGVVVPRLPGHGTTWQDLNTRRWEDWLGELSAAFDQLRAEHDAVVIGGLSMGGALVLRLAADRGDQVAGVMVVNPAVATKRLDVRLLPVLKHVVGSFPGIAGDIKKPGITESGYTKTPLRAAHSMMQGWRPLVDDLPRVTAPLLYLRSDVDNVVDGASEPLILDRVGSTDVSRVALPDSYHVATLDHDAPTIFEESATFIARVTATGPTADAVDVEDADGASGGTQ; this is encoded by the coding sequence GTGCCCACACCTGACCTGATGCCCGGCGCCGAGCCGCTCACCGCCGCACCCCGTCCCGAGCTGACCGGCGGCCGCCGGATCGGCGTGCTGCTCAGCCACGGCTTCACCGGCTCACCGGCCTCGATGAAGCCGTGGGGCGAGCACCTCGCCGCCCTCGGGTACGGCGTCGTGGTGCCGCGACTGCCCGGCCACGGCACCACCTGGCAGGACCTGAACACCCGGCGCTGGGAGGACTGGCTCGGCGAGCTGAGCGCCGCCTTCGACCAGCTCCGCGCCGAGCACGACGCGGTGGTGATCGGCGGGCTGTCGATGGGCGGCGCCCTGGTGCTGCGGCTGGCCGCGGACCGCGGCGACCAGGTCGCCGGCGTGATGGTGGTGAACCCGGCGGTGGCGACCAAGCGGCTGGACGTGCGGCTGCTGCCGGTGCTGAAGCACGTCGTCGGCTCCTTCCCGGGCATCGCCGGCGACATCAAGAAGCCGGGCATCACCGAGTCCGGCTACACCAAGACCCCGCTGCGGGCCGCGCACTCGATGATGCAGGGCTGGCGCCCGCTGGTCGACGACCTGCCTCGGGTCACCGCGCCGCTGCTCTACCTGCGCTCGGACGTCGACAACGTGGTGGACGGGGCCAGCGAACCGCTGATCCTGGATCGCGTCGGCTCCACCGACGTCTCCCGCGTCGCGCTGCCGGACTCCTACCACGTGGCCACCCTCGACCACGACGCGCCGACCATCTTCGAGGAGTCGGCGACGTTCATCGCCCGGGTGACCGCGACCGGCCCCACCGCCGACGCCGTGGACGTCGAGGACGCCGACGGAGCGAGTGGAGGCACGCAGTAA
- a CDS encoding ROK family protein: protein MTSSAIHVGVDVGGTKILAVALRAPAVAGAWEPEAVRTATVPMPGRLAPTAEIEAAVLAAVAEVCPDEPAAGVGLSVAGLVDAAGEHLRFAAHLPWRAAPLRRRFAELLGTPVRLENDANCAAYAEIVAGAARGVSSALLIAVGTGIGGAVVLDGRVVRGAQGGAGEFGHMQVVPDGLPCECGLRGCWEQYCSGRALERVMRVAVGAHLDGPEVAALARSGDRVAREAIASVGTWLGVGAAGLVSAFDPETVVVGGGVSAVGDLLLEPARRALRDSLQGKDFRTVPALVPARFGPEAGAIGAALYSLDGPGTPAG from the coding sequence ATGACGTCGAGCGCGATCCACGTCGGGGTCGACGTGGGAGGGACCAAGATCCTCGCCGTCGCCCTACGAGCGCCGGCGGTGGCGGGCGCCTGGGAGCCGGAGGCGGTGCGGACCGCGACCGTGCCCATGCCCGGACGCCTGGCCCCGACCGCGGAGATCGAGGCCGCGGTGCTCGCGGCCGTCGCCGAGGTCTGTCCCGACGAGCCGGCCGCGGGGGTGGGCCTCTCGGTGGCCGGACTGGTCGACGCCGCCGGCGAGCACCTCCGGTTCGCCGCCCACCTGCCGTGGCGGGCCGCGCCGCTGCGCCGCCGTTTCGCCGAGCTGCTGGGCACCCCCGTCCGGCTGGAGAACGACGCCAACTGCGCGGCGTACGCGGAGATCGTCGCGGGTGCCGCACGCGGGGTCTCCTCGGCCCTGCTGATCGCGGTCGGCACCGGGATCGGCGGTGCCGTGGTGCTCGACGGACGGGTGGTCCGCGGGGCGCAAGGCGGAGCCGGGGAGTTCGGCCACATGCAGGTGGTGCCGGACGGCCTGCCGTGCGAGTGCGGGCTGCGCGGCTGCTGGGAGCAGTACTGCAGCGGACGGGCCCTGGAGCGGGTGATGCGGGTCGCCGTGGGTGCTCACCTCGACGGTCCGGAGGTCGCCGCGCTGGCCCGGTCCGGTGACCGGGTGGCGCGCGAGGCGATCGCCTCGGTCGGCACCTGGCTCGGTGTCGGCGCCGCGGGCCTGGTCTCCGCGTTCGATCCGGAGACCGTGGTGGTTGGTGGCGGCGTCTCCGCCGTCGGGGACCTGCTGCTGGAGCCGGCCCGCCGCGCGCTGCGCGACTCGCTGCAGGGCAAGGACTTCCGCACCGTGCCGGCCCTGGTGCCGGCGAGGTTCGGGCCGGAGGCGGGCGCGATCGGTGCGGCGCTCTACTCCCTGGACGGTCCCGGGACGCCCGCCGGGTGA
- a CDS encoding ROK family glucokinase, producing the protein MTEQNLPACGIDIGGTKIAGALVAADGTILAEDRVESPAAEPSAIETAVAGLVGRLADGQSVAGVGVGAAGYVDAARTTVRFAPNIAWRDEPLAADLGRLTGLPVVVENDANAAAWGEFRYGAGRDVDDQLMVTVGTGVGGGVIVGGRLLRGAFGSAAEIGHVGVVPDGEQCGCGNRGCLEQYGSGTALVRSARGAARGDVIRARALLDRAGGDPDAITGQMITAAAHEGDRFAVEQFERLGYWLGYGIASIGAVLDPAVVVIGGGVSEAGRLLLDPLRDSYQKALSGRGYRPEAEIRPAELGNRAGVIGAADLSRA; encoded by the coding sequence GTGACTGAGCAGAACCTTCCCGCCTGCGGGATCGACATCGGCGGCACCAAGATCGCCGGCGCCCTGGTCGCTGCGGACGGCACCATCCTGGCCGAGGACCGGGTCGAGTCGCCGGCCGCCGAGCCGAGCGCCATCGAGACCGCCGTGGCGGGCCTGGTCGGTCGGCTCGCCGACGGGCAGTCGGTGGCCGGGGTGGGGGTGGGCGCCGCCGGCTACGTCGACGCGGCCCGCACCACCGTGCGGTTCGCGCCCAACATCGCCTGGCGCGACGAGCCGCTGGCGGCCGACCTGGGCCGGCTCACCGGTCTGCCGGTGGTCGTCGAGAACGACGCCAACGCCGCGGCCTGGGGCGAGTTCCGGTACGGCGCCGGGCGGGACGTGGACGACCAGCTGATGGTCACCGTCGGCACCGGCGTCGGCGGCGGCGTCATCGTCGGCGGGCGGCTGCTGCGCGGAGCCTTCGGCTCGGCCGCCGAGATCGGCCACGTGGGCGTCGTACCGGACGGCGAGCAGTGCGGCTGCGGCAACCGCGGCTGCCTGGAGCAGTACGGCAGCGGCACCGCCCTGGTGCGGTCCGCCCGGGGCGCGGCGCGCGGCGACGTGATCCGGGCCCGCGCGCTGCTCGACCGCGCCGGCGGCGACCCGGACGCGATCACCGGACAGATGATCACCGCGGCCGCCCACGAGGGCGACCGGTTCGCGGTGGAGCAGTTCGAGCGGCTCGGCTACTGGCTCGGCTACGGGATCGCCTCGATCGGTGCGGTGCTGGACCCGGCGGTGGTGGTGATCGGCGGCGGCGTGAGCGAGGCCGGCCGCCTGCTGCTCGACCCGCTGCGCGACTCCTACCAGAAGGCCCTCTCGGGACGCGGCTACCGGCCGGAGGCCGAGATCCGCCCCGCAGAGCTCGGCAACCGGGCCGGGGTGATCGGCGCGGCCGACCTGAGTCGCGCCTGA
- a CDS encoding ArsA family ATPase: MRIILFTGKGGVGKSSIAAGTAALAAAAGRRTLVISTDAAHSLADAYQVPAGSVGAEPVEVAPRLHLQQVDAQLRFEQSWADIQRYLLSVLDAAGMDPVLAEEMTVIPGAEEVLALLELRLQARSGAWDVIVVDCAPTAETLRLLALPEALGWYLERLLPIQRGLVRALRPVLTRASGVPMPRDSVFDAVTRLHDELDEVRGLLSGPDATVRLVLTPEQVVLAEARRAYTSLCLFGYRVDGVVANRVFPVDDADPWRAGWAAAQSEVLDQVRQSFAGLPLWRSEYQPGEPVGVADLRALAAALYGDDDPLALPGGAGPFRVARTGRGDAVVHLSLPFVSRAEVDLARNGDELVVTVGSARRLLTLPAGLSRMKVAGARVLDGELQVRFTPANEEQATSRGAR; this comes from the coding sequence GTGCGCATCATCCTCTTCACCGGCAAGGGCGGCGTCGGCAAGTCCTCGATCGCCGCGGGCACCGCGGCGCTGGCCGCCGCGGCGGGCCGCCGCACGCTGGTGATCTCGACCGATGCCGCGCACTCGCTGGCCGACGCCTACCAGGTGCCGGCCGGCTCGGTGGGCGCCGAGCCGGTGGAGGTCGCGCCGCGCCTGCACCTGCAGCAGGTGGACGCCCAGCTCCGGTTCGAGCAGTCCTGGGCCGACATCCAGCGCTATCTGCTCTCGGTGCTCGACGCGGCCGGGATGGACCCGGTCTTGGCCGAGGAGATGACCGTGATCCCCGGCGCCGAAGAGGTGCTGGCGCTGCTCGAGCTCCGGCTGCAGGCCCGCTCGGGCGCCTGGGACGTCATCGTCGTCGACTGCGCACCGACCGCCGAGACGCTGCGGCTGCTGGCGCTCCCGGAGGCGCTGGGCTGGTACCTGGAGCGTCTCCTGCCGATCCAACGTGGCCTGGTCAGGGCGCTGCGCCCGGTGCTCACCCGGGCATCGGGAGTGCCGATGCCGCGGGACTCGGTCTTCGACGCCGTCACCCGGCTGCACGACGAGCTGGACGAGGTGCGCGGGCTGCTCTCCGGTCCGGATGCCACGGTGCGGCTGGTGCTCACCCCCGAGCAGGTCGTCCTGGCCGAGGCCCGCCGGGCCTACACGAGCCTGTGCCTCTTCGGCTACCGGGTCGACGGCGTGGTCGCCAACCGGGTCTTCCCGGTCGACGACGCCGACCCGTGGCGCGCCGGCTGGGCGGCCGCCCAGTCCGAGGTGCTCGACCAGGTCCGGCAGTCCTTCGCCGGTCTCCCGCTGTGGCGGTCGGAGTACCAGCCCGGCGAGCCGGTCGGGGTGGCGGACCTGCGGGCGCTCGCTGCGGCGCTCTACGGCGACGACGACCCGCTCGCGCTGCCCGGCGGGGCAGGTCCGTTCCGGGTCGCGCGCACCGGTCGCGGCGACGCCGTGGTCCATCTGAGCCTTCCGTTCGTCTCACGTGCCGAGGTCGATCTCGCCCGCAACGGCGACGAGCTCGTCGTCACCGTAGGCTCGGCGCGACGACTGCTGACGCTGCCGGCCGGCCTGTCCCGGATGAAGGTGGCGGGGGCGCGGGTGCTCGACGGCGAGCTGCAAGTCCGGTTCACCCCGGCCAACGAGGAACAGGCGACGAGCCGAGGAGCGCGATGA
- a CDS encoding SRPBCC family protein, protein MAEQTSSSITVDAPAADVMAVIADFGSYPSWAKGVTVAEIQERYSEADPDARGRAREVFFALDVSPIKDEYTLAYEWDGDRSVTWSLVEGKMLRSLDGAYVLSESGGRTEVTYRLALDVSIPLIGMLKRKGEKILIDTALKGLKKRVESGA, encoded by the coding sequence ATGGCCGAACAGACGTCCTCGTCGATCACCGTCGATGCGCCCGCCGCGGACGTGATGGCCGTCATCGCCGACTTCGGGTCCTACCCCTCCTGGGCCAAGGGCGTGACTGTCGCCGAGATCCAGGAGCGCTACTCCGAGGCGGACCCGGACGCGCGGGGCAGGGCGCGGGAGGTCTTCTTCGCCCTGGACGTCTCCCCGATCAAGGACGAGTACACCCTCGCCTACGAGTGGGACGGCGACCGCTCGGTCACCTGGAGCCTCGTCGAGGGCAAGATGCTGCGCTCGCTCGACGGTGCCTACGTGCTCAGCGAGTCCGGCGGACGCACCGAGGTGACCTACCGACTGGCGCTCGACGTCTCGATCCCGCTGATCGGCATGCTCAAGCGCAAGGGCGAGAAGATCCTGATCGACACCGCGCTCAAGGGCCTCAAGAAGCGCGTCGAGTCCGGCGCCTGA